The genomic region CGAAGTAGGTATTTCGTACATGAGTAAAACTCCAACATGATCTGTAACGATGAACTGTACTATTGTTCAAGTGGATAAATACGTAAAGAAGATGGTTTGCACTTGCAAATAATGTGCTAATATGAACGGTTGTGATTAATTAATGAGATGCTCGTTTTGTGCCTGGAAGAGAGAATATAGGTGCTTTATCTACAAGTACTTTTCTTCCAAGACGAGTTGTTGATTTCACCTCCCATGCGGGACCAATAAGCCACGATGTAGCAATTCCGCCCATTAACCCTCCAAGCTGCAACAATGGTTATATTTGTagttagagtaaaatgccattttcgtccctgaggtttggccacttttgcgactttcgtccaaaggtttgtttttccatagctggatccaaaagatttgaaatcttgcccttttcatccgactcgttaactcTATGTATTTTCCTCCATTGAATGAGGAGCATTTCCGTCTTTTTAGAcatatttttattataataaaaaacaCCATAAGAAATAAAGATCCACATCTGTTGATTTTCTCCCTGCCCAAACCCTTTAATTATCACAAAAAATgctaaaaagacgaaaatacccctgacttcaCGTTAAAAAAGGATGGAGTTAACGTatcggatgaaaatgacaagatttcaaaccttttggatccagatgcgggaaaacaaacctttggacgaaagtcgcaaaagtagccaaacctcagggacgaaaatggcattttactcttgtAGTTATGAATGGGCCATGCAAACTATAATGGAAACCAGTTGAACGGGTCGAAAGTTTCCCAAGATGTGTTTATGCATAAAACTCCTTAACCGTTTTAATAAAAAATATCAGATTATAATCGAAACAATTGAATATGTATGCGTGACACTAAAAAATTGTTTTGCGTCAACAATCCctccaaaaattaaaaaaattaaaaaattcacCACTTACAAAAAGAAGTTACccattttaacttgttacctgacccacccattttgccacttAAAATAATGGAAAACCACAGGAATGTCAAACTAAAGTGATCAAAGACTCACATGTCCCCAGTTGTCGATACCTTGTGACAACAGCCCGATAGCCTGCGCGAGGATGAATCACATAAGTTGATGTGTATAGATTAAGAAAATAAATCTATAAGATCACATCTTATCAAATGATATGATCTTCAACTGCAGAAAGCAAAGGTTTGTACCATATTTAAGGCGATCACACGAGCAACATGATTCAAGTCTCCTACACCACCTTTAACCATCTTATTGTGTCTCAACACAAAAATGGCAAAAGATCCAACCTGATACATATATAACCTTGTAATATAAATAAATCTTTGAAAAAAGTAAAATAAAGATATTGGCTTCATATGTATATTTATTAAGGTAATATAGAAATTAAAAGTTTAAAACAGATGTTAATTCAACGGTCAAAACCTTACCAGTCCGAAAATTGCCCCAGAAGCGCCAACTGCTGGTGCTTTACTGAACCAATAACTCATTGCAGAACCTATAGTTGTAAAATACCACACATACATATATGAAAATTGCAATTAAAATAATATACACAATTAAAAATATTACTTGTGACGGCAGAGGTCATATATATTGCGAGGTATCTTCTGGGCCCACTTAGATGCTCCATGGTGGGGCCAATGGAGTTTAGAGAATAACAGTTAATCTGAAAAGGGTAAGAATTAATTTAGTTTGCTGAGATTTATATATTATTGAAAATAAAATGCTTGATGCAGAAAAACTCAAACCTGACCATAAGGTGTCCGACATTTGCGTGTAGAAAGGCAGATGTGACCAGCCTCCACAGTTCTCCTTTGTCAATCAGACTATTAATCTAACCACAATTATCTATAAGTTATAAAAGTGTCATGACATATAGAATTAAATATTCTTTAATAGATCTAACCTTTGCTCCCCACATTAACACCTGCCCTCGTGATGCTATTTGTGCAACGTACACCCTGAAATGAAAAATTACTAATATTTTTCCACCATTAGTGTAAACATATAATAAGTGACAAGTATATACTTACAACACATTAATGGCAAGTAATATATTCGTCAATCTCCTGTTATTAACCGGGCCTCTCGTGGGAGCCCTTAAGTATGCATTTCCTTGGTCTCCATAGTTGGTTTTGTTTTCTTCTCCGCTAAACAACAATAAGCATCTAGAGAAAGTGGTGGCCCACGCATCATGAGGCCATTGCCCAAGCTTAAACCATTCAAACTGGTGTGATCCTTCATAAGGCACTCCATTTAACCGATAAACATGGCCCAGATGAGGAATCTATTTGACAAGAAACATCATATTCGTAAATTTTCATGAACCGGAGAAAACATTATGGTGATGCTTTCACCCTGATTGCCAAACATGGAATTAATCATGGTGCTAATATTTTTGAGTTCACTTATTTcatgtaacgggtcaaaacgggcCTTGGTTATAACAAGCCAGGCTGTGTCAGGTTTAAATCAAGGTGTTATTTGTGACTATAAGAGcaataatattattataatactCTAAATCTTTGAATAAATTATAAAACAATTTTGGAGCTCATGTGCTTTTAAAATAAGCTTTGGCTTACTTTCAATCTGTTTGACCAATTCCCATTTAGCTAATTTCTTTCTTGTTTGACACGTTTGAGATAGAACTCAACCCAAACCAGTCCATAAAGGTTGAAATTGACACCTCTAGCTTCCGGTTAacaagtattgtaagaaaattcaaGCTAAGGACTTGGTTTTGAAAAGCAAGAAGCGCCAAGGCGACAGGGTCTAAAACGGAGGCACAAAAGAGCTCACTTCTCATATGCAAGGCACAAATTATCATATAAAGTTTTTATATCCCTCCTATAGGTTTCTACTTTCTAGCATCATTTACCCAAAATTAGACACAAAtaagctttatatatgttttgGTACATAAATAACCAACATGTACAACCTGAAATGCATGGTGTACAACACCCTGCTGCACAAAAATATGCCATGTACTAACATGAGGCGCACGCCTCCCGGTCAatttttgccaaaaaaaaaaaaaaatgcctCATGTGAGCTTTTAGTAAAACTTGCGTCTTATGTAGGCTGAAGCGAAGACCCCTGCGCCTGAGGTCGCCTTGCTACGTTTAGCTCTTAAACCAAAGCTAAGAATAACTCTTATAAATTCAGTTGAACACAAAATCCCCAATTCTTCATAATAATGAGCCTTAAGAATCACATCACCAACAAACCAAAATTGATATTACTCCACACTACCCACTTATTTTTTTGGATTGCCTTTTTAAAATTACCAAGCATCAACATTGTAATCCAAAACCTCTTCCAAACATCAACCTACTAGATAGCATAGATCAATGTACATACAATACACATTCAATTCTAATATAAGCAAACACAAAGAAATGaactttgacttcaaaagtcaaacaattTACCTTACAAAATTCAACTTCAAAACACATCATGATGTGTCACAAATTCATCAAGTCGAAACCCTAAAAATCAAATCAAGTGCTAACATCGCATTGGAACCCTTAGAAACGCACAAATTAATCTAAGATTCATGAACCTAAGTCAATTAGCTCTCTAATATATCTAATAAGAAGATGATAATACCGTTACAGGTGACTGTAGAATCGAGCGCAGGTGGTGGCGATGGGTGAGGAAACTGTGGCGGAGGAAATGACCGAGGCGGAGAGCGGCGGCGTTGGTGATGAGATGGAACGGTCTGGGAACGGTTCCATGACCGGAAACCGAGAACTCCGGTGGTTGAGGTGCGAATGAACCAACCATCGCTGTGAAGAAAAGGTTTTGTTATCTGATTACAGGTTTGATCCGGTGAAATTGGAGTGCAAAGTGTAAACGACGTGAAGAAATGTTGCAAAGATAAAATTGGTTTCTTCCAAACAAATAATCAAATAGTATTCTTATCtcaatattaaaaataaataaaaaaattctaaataaatatttatatatttcaaattttcaaggggtgcgtaGGCGGGATTTGCCACGTAAAATACACTGAAGTTTCTTTTTCAAGCGATGCACCAGCCCACCCACCCCTTACTAGGTCCGCCCCTACCCATGAGCTAGTCTTTTGGTCTTGTTTAGTCATGATAAAAACTACTACATTACACATAAAGAAGAGCTCGTATAGAAAACTTATTGTgtaaataataaaatttatatatgaAAACGGTTCAATCCTCGTCAAATGAAATGACATTTCATTTCATTACGGTCTTTACTATCAAACATGTAAAACTTGAACAATCAACTCTAAAACCAACGTTCAACTTTCAATGAGAGCGTCCATCATCACTCCATTgtccaactcttgtgtttaacttagAGTTTTCAACTTACTTTTGAATGCTATCCCCTAGGTATATAATTTTCATTCATTTCTTATAATTCTATATCTAAtgcttttttttaaaaaacaaactaACTTTAAAACTAATCAAGAGAGAGTTATGTTTAAAGAGAGAGTTATGTTTAACTATTAAAAGTCATAAATAAAACAACTATGATTGAATTAAAAAGAGAAAATTATCATTTTAGTACTTGAGGTTTGATTAAAATTGTCACTTtagtacaatttttttttttgccattttagttcaaacaATTTTGTTTTCTGTCATTTTTGTCCCAGACTTTTGTCATTTTTATTCAACCCACTAACTCCATTCAAaatatttagttaacttaggtgaattttggtcaaaccacgttttctttctttttttgcaGGTCCAATAGTATGGGGATGGTGTTGTGCTGGTTTACAGtgaagatgatggcggtggtTGTTGGTTTTACGATGATTGCGGTGGTGTTGGTTGATGACGTGGGTGGCGGAAAAGTGGCTGGTGAcggtgcagacaggttgtggcgATGATAGAAAGTTGTGATGGGGTGGGTGGTGGtcgatgaaaatgacaaaacATCAGGAACTAAAATGGCAGagaacaaaactattttgactagaatgacaaaaaaaattatttggaCTGAAGTATCAATTTTGATCAGTAAACTAAAATAGCAATTTACTCAactaaaaataaattttataacCAAGATAATAATTTATTAGTGATTTTCCCACTTAAAGCGTCAATGATCTCTAAATCAAGTGGTGGAAGtgttgcatttctcttgagagatgcaagttcaactttcacttggtgcagagtgagacattggtgggcaatgataggagacccagagAAACATgagttcgatccttgagccaaacgggttttactggtaatttcaccgtcgtgcctacgtgCGGGTGGGTTACCGGATTATCTCCGGAATTTGTGGTGGACTCAAGTTATTCTTGGAGTATTCCATTTGGTCCAGTGGATGCCTCGAAAATGCTagcagttaaaaaaaaaaatttgcccACTTAAAGCAAGTACGGTGAATTGGCCTGTGAAACCTAATCCTTTCCTGGTATGGTAAGCAGGTATATAACTTAACCAGCAACACCTACACCACCTTATCCCCTCACCTTTCACTCACCAATCCCCACCCTTACGGCGGCGCGTGCATGGCCACCTCCCGCTCCACACTCCACTACTATCTAGTCGACCACCCAACAATCACCAACTTCGAGTGGAAACCAAACCAAACATGGGGCGCCTCCCCTCTCTTCCTCTCCACAACCCTCTTCACCTACCTCCTCCTCACCTTCACCCTCCGGCGCGTGCCCCTCACCCCAGTCTCCCCCACCGTCCTCCGCCTCATCTCCGCCGCCCACAACCTTTTTCTCCTCATCCTTTCCCTCATCATGGCCGTCGGATGCTCCCTCTCCACCCTCTCTCAAATGCCCAACCACCGTTGGATCTTCTGCTTCCCACCCAATCACACCCCGCCACATGGCCCTGTCTTCTTCTGGGCCCACATCTTTTACTTCTCCAAACTTGTTGAATTCATTGACACTTTTCTCATCATAATTTCCGGAAGTAATAGACGGCTGTCGTTCCTCCACGTGTACCATCATTCAATAGTGGTTGTCATGTGTTATGTGTGGCTTGCAACATCCCAGTCACTGTTCCCTGTGGCGCTTGTTACCAATGCCAGTGTTCATGTGCTAATGTACGCCTATTATTTGTTGTGTGCTATCGGGTACCGGCCGTGGTGGAAGGTTATGGTTACAAACTGTCAGATTGTTCAGTTTGTGTTTAGCTTCTTGGTGTCGGGTTTGATGTTGTTTTACCATTTTACCGGGTCGGGTTGTTCTGGGTTTTATGGTTGGTGTTTTAATGCGGTTTTTAATGCTTCTCTTTTGGCTCTTTTTGTTAACTTTCATTTTAAGAATTATGCTAGAAAGGATAAGGCGAAAGCGTTGTGATTTTATGGAATAAGAGTTGTAAAAGATATTGTACGCCGGCTAATGTGAAGGCACCCGGATGAGGAAACTATTAATAAATTTTTCATGATTGGTTAtagaatttttatatttttatgctTTTGATGTTCGAAGTTCTGTTATGATTTGAGGATGTGTTTGATGGTATGGTATATTGGTATGTACTGATGAGGTGTTTGTGCGTCGGCTACTAAGAGtggagggtgtggtataaagtCCCTAGAGGCTTTATCACGCCACCTCAGTGTCATCTCACCGTCACGTCACACAGGGGGCTTTAAAGTCTCTTCCTTTAACTTGTaaggtgtggtataaagcccctcTAAACTATAGCGCCCCTTCCTTTTGACCATTCCATCATCTTTCAACTCAAAATCAGCTCGTTACCATGCTGGCAAGAAGAGGATGGCTCCCCCCCCTTTTACTTCGGCGGTGTGGACGATGGCGAACCGGAGGCGCTATGGTGGCTGAGGTGTCGGGGTGGCATTAAGCCACATCCACCGGCCTAAGAGCAGCCCCAATAGGGCATTTTTACCCGTTTTTAGGGCTGATGTGGCAGAAAATGTGTTTTTAGCTATTGGGGACTCATATTTAGCTTCCATTTTTTAGATCCATTTTGTAGACAAActacaaaaaataataaaaggtGGGGGATGGTGTGAGTTGGTGGGTCCGGGTGGGAGGTTTGGGTATAATATTAAAaaagcaattttttttttttgatttaaaTTGGTGATACTGTGGCATTATTATTAGGTGTTTTTAAGGTTTTGTTATTGAGTGGGTTTTCAGTGTTTTTTATGATTTGACGCTAACTAAACacgttttttggtgttttttcgGTTATTGTGGATGCTCTAAAAAGTTTAACTGCTCATATCTAGACAGAGCATTGGTGCATTGTAAAGATGTAATAAAGTGTGTTTTTATACATGATTtacaacttgtgattcttgtGTATTACAAATATTTAGCTAGTGTTTGGTATAAAGGAATAAaaaatggaatggaatggatcattacaGGGAATGAAGAAAgcggtgtttggttggtcaatagAATCACCTCATGTTTTTTTTCATTTCAACCACTCTTGCCCCGTTTATCACCAAAACCACAACCCGCCATCttcgccaccaccaccgccgacGCCATCGTCGCCTCCACCCGCAACCCGTCACCGCCTCGCCACCTCGACAGCCACCTCCGCCTACCAAACAATACATAATAATAATTCATTTTATtttcacatggtaaccaaacatgACAGTGAATGGTAATAATCCATTCCATTCTCTCGTCCATttcattaccccataccaaacacaCTTAGGTACTTGTTGTAAAGTGAATAATATATGCCATCGAATAAtcataattatttttaaataaataaccgATTAACTGTTATTAAACAATAGAAGTTAGTGTTTGACTACAAAACAAGTAaaactaataaataaaatgaGGAAAGGCATATTATCTTCAAATTTTGTTAATCAGAAGATCCAAAACGAATCAAATAATGCAGATCCAAACACCCCCAAAGATGGTTGTCAGAATTCTTGCTAGAAGTAGATTCATTTATTATACTGAAAGATTTAGGGAATGGTGAAGGAGTTTTTAAGAATTTTGATTGCATCTTTTTAATATTCAAATTGATAGTTTgtggacttacaattggtatcagagcctaagaAGTCTTTCGAAGACTCGGTTTGTTGGATATTACATCGAAGAACAAGAAAAAGTGTTTGCAGGTTCAAAGAACGTCAAACAGAttcgaagaacacgaagaacagctTGAAGATTGAAAAAAGTTTAAAAATTCTCtgtttttgatctgttttgggACGAATTGAGTGGTATTTGCATGTTTTTCAGGATTATTCATGGAAAGAATCAACAGAAATTGAATTTCGAAACAATTCCTTAGTTTTCGGGATTTAGTTTGATCGATTTTTCTACAAAAATAGTTGTGTACGGGTTAAAGATTGTTAGTGTGCGACATGGAGTGTAAAGATTGGTAGTGTGCGATCTGGAGTGTACAGATTGTTAGTGTGCGACCCAGGCCCAACAGTCAGTGTGCGGCCCAGCAGTTAGTGTGCGGTCCAGTAGCAAGTGTGCGCATCAGAATCTAAGGGTGCGGCCCAACAATTAGTGTGCGGTCCAATTATCAGTGTGTGGCCCAAGAAATAGAGTGTGCGGTCCAATATACCAGTGTGCAGTCCAATATACTAGTGTGCGCAGAGGTGGAATTTTAACCAGCTGACGTGTTCGGTTTTAAACATTTTTAAGTGCAGAATTTGATCTGCAAACAATCTTGGCAAACCAACTGCACGGTTGATCTTTTATGACCATACCATTTAGACATGAAGTCAAGTCGTGATCGTATAGCTCATAGTAACTACACGCCTGAAATGGTGTTGACCTTCATGGCAATACTTAAGACACTAGAAATAAAATACAATATTGACCTTTGTGACAATACATATATTTGAGACTATTAGGGTTCACGGGTAAATTGGTATTTTGAAATATGTGACATTTTGGGACTTTTGGAATTTAAAAATATATGATATTTTGAAAACAATGGATACTTTGAACCGTGTGACATTCTGAAACAATTGTTATTTTCGATACTTTTGGCTTTCTGGAACTTTTTGGTATTTTGAAACTCTTGTTATTTGTGAAAGACTCACTTTGAAACACATAAACCTGTGAACTCACCAACTTTATAGTTGACGTTTTTACACATGTTTTTCTCAGGCTTTATCTTTAGCAACGACGCGGTTGAAATAGGTGGAACATTAGGATTGGGAATCATTGAAGACACTTAGTTTGAAAGGCGTTCATTCTTTAAAGGTCTTAGTTTATTTTTCTATTGCAATGTATTGATACAAGTCGTTTCACACCGCCCCGGTTTGTAGGTGTGACATTAACTTACAAACTCCTTATAGTTCATACTCCATAATGACACATGTATAAAGTTAGGGGGATAAATATGTTTTCTTAATGTTTTCATTAATTAAACGCTAACAATGGATGGATTAACATTGTTTGAAACCATACAATTATAATGTGTAGTAAATGTAAAGCATTTAAAGGTTATACGGGTTTATAAAGGTTCAAGTGAATGTTAACTAATCCCCTCTACGTCCTCTCCCAGATTCTCCAATCATGAGTTGATACACTATGCATTTATCTTTAACTCAAGAAATCATCGGTACAAAGCATTTCACTAATCAAGGTAGTAGTCACTTTACAATATTTCACTAATCCAAGATAGTGACTACCTTCTTTGTTTTACTAATATAAAGGTTGTGATCACCTTCTACATCTCACTAATATCAAGAGGTAGTGATCACCTCTATCCTAACCTACTGACTATAGTGGTTTCCCTTTACAAACTTCTAACTTTTTTCTCTTGGTATTTGATCTTCGATCTCTACTTAATTAGATGTATGAATATCAGGGGAACTAGAGAGATAATAATTCAATGTGTATACTAAAATGTTATGAGCAAAATGGGTAAGTGAATAAAGCTGGGGATGGCTTGTATTTATATGCAACATAAAGGACAATGAAAAGCTCACTGGTCATATGACGGCCAAATGTGGATCGCctaattttttctttttgttgCTTTTGAACTATTGAACGTTGTGTAACGTCTATAACATGCCTCCAACACCTTTTCGACACCCATGTATATGATTTACAGGTTTCAAAGCATTCAATTGACCTTAAATGATAGTGAAAAGCTCACTGGTCATATGACGACCAACTGTGGATCGCctaattttttctttttcttaagaAGTGAGATACGAGGAAACGATGACGGGAAGTTACCTTTATTGTCTAAGAATGTGTATTCTAAGCCTTTTGGAAGTTCCTTGAGTTCTAAAGAACGTGGGTCTTCAATAGATAGCTTAGTCTTTGGTTCGTCATCGCAGTCGATGGCCGAAACAATTTGGTTGGTAGCGGCTTCTTCTTCAACGAATTGGTCTTTTTGTTCCTCCTATCAGGTGGCTCAACTTCATCCTCCAACAAGGAGTCGTCATTGCCGgttggatatttcattgatttgttTATATTAAAATTTTGTTTGTCGGCCTCAAGTTTAGTAGGAAGATCTTGATGTTTTTGGTTGAGCAAAGCTTGATGGGTTTTAATGAAAGGTTGTCCCAATACAAGTGGAGCATCATCTAGGATGACGAATTCAGTTGGTACAATCGTTTGGTTTGTTTGAATGAGAACGTCTTCAACCACTCTCGTGGCATGTTTAATTTTCGATTAGCCAAGAGGATAGGAATTTTGATTGGAAGAAAATCACCAATACCTAACCTTTCGAATATGTAGCTaagcattatgttaacacaaagctCTTTATCTATTGAGATGTAAAATATCCATTTCTTCCATATCTACGGGGTCAAAATGTTGAAGGTCATTTAATTCAAAGGATAAGTTGTTAGAAACTTGGTTTTCCCCAGTTGCTGCAAAAGCATAATTGGGTGAGTAAGAATCAGATTTGAATGCTCCACTAGATGTTATGTTAAtgaaatgatcataactctgatccttactaccaCCAGAGGTTTCTTCCTAACCAAAAAGTGTTGTGCTACCAAAAGCATAGTCATCAACCacttttcctgactcttgtagcttctttttctggtttagcTCTCTCTCATAACTGAGGAGCCTACGATGAAGCTGAGTCAAACTCATCTCCTTGAAACCAACAGAGTTTCTGGTTATAAAGGCTACAGTATCCCATTTTTTCTGGTAGTGCTATAAGGAATTTACTATTCAAGGTTGAATTAGCATACTCAACGTTTACCAGTTTTAATTCACTAATCAGACAGCTAAACCTCTCAAACTGTTGGGTTAATGATTCCCCTTTCACATGATGAAACGTTTCATATTGTTGGTTCAAAACATCTctattgttttcaataacctcctCTATACCACTAATTGCTCTTTTAGTGCATCCCATAACTCCTTAGCATTGTTACAATGTAACAGGCCAACATAGATGTCATTAGGTAGTGTCGTAGCAacgatgctaaatgctttggcatctaACTCAATTTTCAGTAAATCTTGCTCGAAGTAATTTTCAAGTCTCTTAGGTACTTGGACATTGGGATCTTCAGCAATCGGCACCATCGTAACATGTGGTCCGAAGATAACCGATTTCCAGCAACATGTGTTATGTTGTGCAAGTACATGACCCATACGACATTGCCAGATATTATACTCCGATCTGACAAGCATCAAGGGTTTGTACATGGTACCAATGTAATACGGATCTTGTGTGTTTTGAGACATTTTGATTGCTTTACAAAGTTTTTGTTTAAACTACTTTGAACATGAATAAACTTTTTACTCTATTTTTCAGTTCCTACGAACAAATGATATCAGTGGAATGAGCTAATCTTTTATATCAAATTGATTGTTAAATCGAATTTGATTAACCAAGCTCCGGTgccaattgttaggatccgagtTTGATTTGTTGTGAATGTTTAAGATGAACAATATATGAAGATAGATAAATATGGAAATAATGCAACGGAAGAATAAACTTTAAATCACAACAAAGGAATATTTGCTTTCATCGTGATACTTTAACAGAAAGATTGTAAAATACAATAGTTTACGTATGCATGAATTACAAACTCCCCGTCAGCCTAAGATCACTCTGATTTGCTCGTACAAAATGTCAAGAAGAAGTAATAATAGAACATTACATgcctctatttatagtacaatcaAACATCTGCGGAATCTAGGCTGAGgtcacctagacagtgacatctaacaacttCTAACAACATCTAACATCTGCTAGGACTAAAACACTGTTACATTGGAAACTCTGATATACAACATCTGTTGATTCATCATCAATTGAGCTTTATCCTTTGTTGAGCCTTAGCAGACCTTGCTTCATCAGACTTTGTCTTCTTCAGCAGAGGGTGATCAGGCCTTTGCTATCAGCAGACTTTGTCTTCAACGAActttatgtaacaccccgtgttacgaaagtcaaagacaaagtcaagattaaagtcaaaggaagaaaagattgctaattgcgatctgtcactcctcgCTTAATTGCCGATTTGACTTCTGGACTTGTGATCGAATCTTTTCTTTTattcgcattagttgtattatgtggagtatctattaataatcgaggtttaatcgatgttcATCGCATGtgttatcgctttatcgctaatcaCATCGCGATCGCGCTCGCACCTTGATTGGtagattctgaatattgttttacgtgtgtgtgttacttgtgcatgtttacttacTATTtggtggtgatcaatcgaaacgcaatcgcaactctatcgcaagtgaatcgcaaacgctaaacgcaagttaattaggatgattgtatgttagatatagtttTTGTGTggttattattaatctatcgcatcgcatAATCGACCCTCGCTTAaccgcatcgcaacgctcaatgCATGAAACGAAATGCCAAAATACAACTTGTCGGGGCCACTCAATCGAATGGCCAATCGACCGAATGGccgtccgattggattgccatccgatcgagggGCTATCCGATCGAGGTGCCATCCTATTCGACACATTGTGCaccttttccctttttggcaacctataaataccccccagtCACATCACttatgatgtgacagctctctcactCGACCAACGCACTCCAACCATCTTTTCtctcttttctctcgatttctcgcgattcttgtactTCTacgatctacacacacttcttcatcattctcacctttgaatcttaacttttaactgtgaaatcaacggatttgaggtgttctagggtgacgtcatcatgaagttcttatgaacttcaagtcttgacctcattccaccaagaataactcagatctgaaggatttctaCAGGATTAAACATgattttcgcatagatctaaacgTTTCCATggataaaaggattgaaagatggtttctaaccttctttcaactctttta from Helianthus annuus cultivar XRQ/B chromosome 10, HanXRQr2.0-SUNRISE, whole genome shotgun sequence harbors:
- the LOC110884716 gene encoding elongation of fatty acids protein 3-like → MATSRSTLHYYLVDHPTITNFEWKPNQTWGASPLFLSTTLFTYLLLTFTLRRVPLTPVSPTVLRLISAAHNLFLLILSLIMAVGCSLSTLSQMPNHRWIFCFPPNHTPPHGPVFFWAHIFYFSKLVEFIDTFLIIISGSNRRLSFLHVYHHSIVVVMCYVWLATSQSLFPVALVTNASVHVLMYAYYLLCAIGYRPWWKVMVTNCQIVQFVFSFLVSGLMLFYHFTGSGCSGFYGWCFNAVFNASLLALFVNFHFKNYARKDKAKAL
- the LOC118482871 gene encoding RHOMBOID-like protein 10, chloroplastic, coding for MVGSFAPQPPEFSVSGHGTVPRPFHLITNAAALRLGHFLRHSFLTHRHHLRSILQSPVTIPHLGHVYRLNGVPYEGSHQFEWFKLGQWPHDAWATTFSRCLLLFSGEENKTNYGDQGNAYLRAPTRGPVNNRRLTNILLAINVLVYVAQIASRGQVLMWGAKINSLIDKGELWRLVTSAFLHANVGHLMINCYSLNSIGPTMEHLSGPRRYLAIYMTSAVTSSAMSYWFSKAPAVGASGAIFGLVGSFAIFVLRHNKMVKGGVGDLNHVARVIALNMAIGLLSQGIDNWGHLGGLMGGIATSWLIGPAWEVKSTTRLGRKVLVDKAPIFSLPGTKRASH